The following proteins come from a genomic window of Micromonospora echinofusca:
- the modA gene encoding molybdate ABC transporter substrate-binding protein, with translation MRAKRAAAVAAALVLAGAAGCGGGNASGGGSAGGPRAAGTVTVFAAASLTESFIRLGRDFEASGGATVVFNFAGSAALAAQIDQGAPADVFASAAPRNMATVTGAGDADGDPAVFARNQLVVAVPRGNPRGVAGLADLARPGVKVALCAEQVPCGAAARAALNAASVAVTPVTLEQDVRGALAKLRLGEVDAALVYRTDALAAAAEVTAVEFPESARAGNAYPIVVLRDAPNPDGARAFVAYVRSERGRAVLAEVGFQAP, from the coding sequence GTGAGGGCGAAGCGGGCGGCGGCGGTGGCGGCGGCGCTGGTCCTCGCCGGCGCGGCCGGGTGCGGCGGCGGGAACGCCTCCGGCGGCGGATCGGCGGGTGGCCCGCGCGCCGCCGGCACGGTGACCGTGTTCGCCGCGGCCTCGCTGACGGAGTCGTTCATCCGGCTCGGCCGGGACTTCGAGGCGTCCGGCGGCGCCACCGTCGTGTTCAACTTCGCCGGCAGCGCGGCGCTGGCCGCGCAGATCGACCAGGGCGCGCCGGCCGACGTGTTCGCCTCGGCGGCGCCGCGCAACATGGCCACGGTCACCGGGGCGGGCGACGCCGACGGCGACCCGGCGGTCTTCGCCCGCAACCAGCTCGTCGTCGCCGTGCCGAGGGGCAATCCCCGGGGCGTCGCCGGGCTGGCCGACCTGGCTCGGCCGGGCGTGAAGGTCGCGCTCTGCGCGGAGCAGGTGCCCTGCGGGGCGGCGGCGCGCGCGGCGCTCAACGCCGCCTCCGTCGCCGTCACCCCGGTCACCCTGGAGCAGGACGTACGGGGCGCGTTGGCCAAACTGCGGCTCGGCGAGGTCGACGCGGCGCTCGTCTACCGTACGGACGCGCTGGCCGCCGCGGCCGAGGTGACGGCCGTCGAGTTTCCCGAGTCCGCCCGTGCCGGCAACGCCTACCCGATCGTCGTGCTGCGTGACGCGCCGAATCCCGACGGCGCGCGGGCCTTCGTCGCGTACGTCCGCTCGGAGCGGGGTCGCGCGGTGCTCGCCGAGGTGGGGTTCCAGGCGCCGTGA
- a CDS encoding TOBE domain-containing protein — MTTFRIGEAAELLGVSADTVRRWVDAGRLAAGRDAQGHRVIDGVDLAAFARGQAADLDDRSDASSARNRLRGIVVNVVKDTVMAQVDIQAGPFRVVSLMSREAVDELDLRVGSLAVAVIKSTTVVVERLSPPGGSRGRQAS; from the coding sequence GTGACGACGTTCCGCATCGGGGAGGCCGCCGAGCTGCTCGGCGTCAGCGCCGACACCGTACGCCGGTGGGTCGACGCCGGGCGGCTCGCCGCCGGGCGCGACGCGCAGGGCCACCGGGTGATCGACGGGGTCGACCTCGCCGCGTTCGCGCGCGGCCAGGCCGCCGACCTGGACGACCGGTCGGACGCCTCCTCGGCCCGCAACCGGCTGCGCGGCATCGTGGTCAACGTCGTCAAGGACACCGTGATGGCGCAGGTCGACATCCAGGCCGGTCCGTTCCGGGTCGTGTCGCTGATGAGCCGGGAGGCGGTCGACGAGCTGGACCTGCGCGTCGGTTCGCTGGCCGTCGCCGTGATCAAGTCGACCACCGTGGTGGTGGAACGACTCTCGCCGCCCGGCGGCTCCCGGGGGAGGCAGGCATCGTGA
- a CDS encoding transporter substrate-binding domain-containing protein, producing the protein MDRDDETSSTPPAPAAPARASRSRQLRLAALLLLLVVVVAATVRVVVATGPPTWDELRERAGLTNRDRLIIGVKDDQPGVAQKLENGAFEGFDIDIAYMIAEDLGFDAPEVTLLSIESEDRARRQARDADGSFVTVDLVVASYSITEQRRDQGVTFSFPYLETEQSVLTLASDPRQVASLRDLERAKVCTLGTSTSEQRLREAGANPIGRNRISQCIQALYDGEVDAVTTDAAILAGFVGPRPPGELPPATKLLRPKELRHWDIGAESAEKWGVNTGPVPEMRDLVNLSLQQSAKGPDGDRWKAAFDRYLASEQQYSNPQQVAVGRQPEPEETVEVRQWPWERWALPSPGRPRSGVPSAARAPSRRNRRSSGC; encoded by the coding sequence TTGGATCGGGACGACGAGACCAGCAGCACCCCACCGGCGCCGGCGGCGCCCGCCCGCGCCTCCCGGTCCCGGCAGCTGCGCCTGGCGGCCCTGCTGCTCCTGCTCGTGGTGGTCGTGGCGGCGACGGTACGGGTCGTCGTGGCCACCGGGCCGCCGACCTGGGACGAGCTGCGCGAGCGGGCGGGGCTGACCAACCGGGACCGGCTGATCATCGGGGTCAAGGACGACCAGCCGGGCGTGGCGCAGAAGCTGGAGAACGGTGCGTTCGAGGGCTTCGACATCGACATCGCGTACATGATCGCCGAGGACCTGGGCTTCGACGCCCCGGAGGTGACGCTGCTGTCGATCGAAAGCGAGGACCGGGCCCGCCGGCAGGCGCGCGACGCCGACGGCAGCTTCGTCACGGTCGACCTGGTGGTCGCCTCCTACAGCATCACCGAGCAGCGTCGGGACCAGGGCGTGACCTTCTCCTTCCCCTACCTGGAGACCGAGCAGTCGGTGCTGACGCTCGCGTCGGATCCCCGACAGGTCGCCAGCCTGCGCGACCTCGAACGGGCGAAGGTCTGCACGCTGGGCACCTCCACCTCCGAACAGCGCCTGCGTGAGGCGGGCGCGAACCCGATCGGCCGCAACCGGATCAGCCAGTGCATCCAGGCGCTCTACGACGGCGAGGTCGACGCGGTCACCACCGACGCCGCCATCCTGGCCGGCTTCGTGGGCCCGCGCCCGCCGGGCGAGCTGCCGCCGGCGACGAAGCTGCTGCGGCCGAAGGAGCTGCGGCACTGGGACATCGGCGCGGAGTCGGCGGAGAAGTGGGGCGTGAACACCGGCCCCGTCCCCGAGATGCGCGACCTGGTCAATCTGTCCCTCCAACAGTCGGCGAAGGGCCCCGACGGCGACCGGTGGAAGGCGGCGTTCGACCGGTACCTGGCCTCGGAGCAGCAGTACAGCAACCCGCAGCAGGTGGCGGTCGGCCGGCAGCCGGAGCCCGAGGAGACGGTGGAGGTGCGGCAGTGGCCGTGGGAGAGATGGGCCCTGCCGTCTCCGGGTCGGCCGAGATCGGGCGTGCCGAGCGCCGCCCGGGCACCAAGCAGGCGCAACAGGCGCAGCAGTGGCTGCTGA
- a CDS encoding SCO5389 family protein has product MSLTVPPALLDAAERGPVDDAEFVACVRESLPYAWQTVSRVAAELAATGADHADNVIPPPTEAERGQLLRALASDAIRAGLERHFQVKLAFQNCHRVAAFRPAAVDSDVYRRFVSARGQLLNQSPELRNC; this is encoded by the coding sequence ATGTCTCTCACCGTCCCGCCCGCCCTGCTCGACGCCGCCGAGCGCGGCCCCGTCGACGACGCCGAGTTCGTCGCCTGCGTCCGCGAGTCGCTGCCGTACGCCTGGCAGACGGTCAGCCGGGTGGCCGCCGAACTGGCCGCCACCGGCGCGGACCACGCCGACAACGTGATCCCGCCGCCCACCGAGGCCGAGCGCGGCCAGTTGCTGCGGGCGCTCGCCAGCGACGCCATCCGGGCCGGCCTGGAGCGGCACTTCCAGGTCAAGCTCGCCTTCCAGAACTGCCACCGGGTCGCCGCGTTCCGCCCGGCGGCCGTCGACTCGGACGTGTACCGGCGGTTCGTCTCCGCCCGGGGGCAGTTGCTCAACCAGTCCCCCGAGTTGCGCAACTGCTGA
- the smpB gene encoding SsrA-binding protein SmpB: MNAARQTERRLIASNKKARHDYTVLKTYEAGIVLAGTEVKSLREGRASLVDAFAQERDGELMLYGLHIAEYGFGSWTNHAPRRTRKLLLRRVEIARILERTREGGLTLVPLSMYFSGGWAKVELALAKGRKSYDKRQALAERDAEREIARELGRHLKGRTARRG; this comes from the coding sequence GTGAACGCGGCCCGGCAGACCGAGCGCAGGCTGATCGCCTCCAACAAGAAGGCGCGGCACGACTACACCGTCCTCAAGACCTACGAGGCGGGCATCGTGCTGGCCGGCACGGAGGTCAAGTCGCTGCGCGAGGGCCGGGCGTCGCTGGTCGACGCGTTCGCCCAGGAACGCGACGGCGAGCTGATGCTCTACGGTCTGCACATCGCCGAGTACGGCTTCGGCAGCTGGACGAACCACGCGCCCCGGCGCACCCGCAAGCTGCTGCTGCGCCGGGTGGAGATAGCCCGCATCCTGGAGCGGACCCGCGAGGGTGGCCTGACCCTGGTGCCCCTGTCGATGTACTTCTCGGGCGGCTGGGCGAAGGTCGAGCTGGCCCTGGCCAAGGGCCGCAAGTCGTACGACAAGCGGCAGGCGCTCGCCGAGCGGGACGCCGAGCGGGAGATCGCCCGGGAGTTGGGCCGCCACCTGAAGGGCCGCACCGCGCGCCGGGGCTGA
- a CDS encoding RNA 2'-phosphotransferase yields MDHRAMVRLSKRMSLALRHEPARFGLAPDRAGWVPVDDLLAALRIDRVDLDAVVAGNDKQRFAVERGADGAERIRANQGHSIPVDLGLTPSAPPARLYHGTSRVALDSIRATGLHRAGRHHVHLSPDVATARRVGARRAGELVVLTVDAAAMARDGHAFYRSANGVWLTDAVPARYLAD; encoded by the coding sequence ATGGATCATCGGGCGATGGTGCGGCTGAGCAAGCGGATGTCCCTGGCGTTGCGGCACGAGCCCGCCCGCTTCGGCCTCGCGCCCGACCGGGCGGGCTGGGTGCCTGTCGACGACCTGCTCGCCGCGCTGCGGATCGACCGCGTGGACCTGGACGCCGTGGTGGCCGGCAACGACAAGCAGCGCTTCGCCGTGGAACGCGGTGCCGACGGCGCCGAGCGGATCCGCGCCAACCAGGGGCACTCGATCCCGGTCGACCTGGGCCTGACGCCCAGCGCACCGCCGGCGCGGCTCTACCACGGCACCAGCCGCGTCGCGCTCGACTCGATCCGCGCCACCGGCCTGCACCGGGCCGGCCGGCACCACGTCCACCTGTCGCCGGACGTGGCGACGGCCCGGCGGGTGGGTGCCCGCCGGGCGGGCGAGCTGGTGGTGCTGACCGTGGACGCGGCGGCGATGGCCCGCGACGGGCACGCCTTCTACCGCAGCGCCAACGGCGTCTGGCTCACCGACGCGGTGCCCGCCCGCTACCTGGCGGACTGA
- a CDS encoding NUDIX domain-containing protein, whose protein sequence is MTAAAYSHCSFCGAAYPAATGWPRVCAVCGETVWRNPLPVAVAVLPVRTARGLGVVVVRRDIEPARGQLALPGGFVEYGEEWQEALVRELWEETGLRADAADARLLSVYGAPSGGTMMVFGELPERPAEALPPSAPTEEATEWLVLTEPTELAFSTHTRVLAEFLARRAG, encoded by the coding sequence ATGACCGCCGCGGCGTACTCCCACTGCTCCTTCTGCGGCGCCGCCTACCCGGCGGCGACCGGGTGGCCGCGGGTCTGCGCGGTCTGCGGCGAGACGGTCTGGCGCAACCCGCTGCCCGTCGCGGTGGCGGTGCTGCCGGTCCGCACGGCCCGGGGCCTCGGCGTGGTCGTCGTACGCCGCGACATCGAGCCGGCGCGCGGCCAGCTCGCGCTGCCGGGCGGCTTCGTCGAGTACGGCGAGGAGTGGCAGGAGGCGCTGGTGCGGGAGTTGTGGGAGGAGACGGGCCTGCGCGCCGACGCCGCCGACGCCCGGCTGCTCTCGGTGTACGGCGCTCCGTCCGGCGGCACGATGATGGTCTTCGGCGAACTGCCCGAGCGGCCCGCCGAGGCGCTGCCCCCGTCGGCGCCGACCGAGGAGGCCACCGAGTGGCTGGTGCTCACCGAGCCGACGGAGCTGGCCTTCTCCACCCACACGCGGGTGCTCGCCGAGTTCCTCGCCCGACGCGCGGGCTGA
- a CDS encoding NADAR family protein, producing the protein MSPRSVDELVAAVRAGGKIRYLCFWGHRPQRDGSVGPGCLSQWWPAPFSDGERTYATAEHWMMWHKAMLFGDSAVAGRILAAGHPHRAKSLGRQVRGFDQATWEARRHDIVVAGSVAKFGQHDDLREFLLGTGERVLVEASPVDRVWGIGLAADDPRAEDPARWQGANLLGFALMAARDALGAGRA; encoded by the coding sequence ATGTCACCTCGATCCGTCGACGAGCTCGTCGCCGCCGTCCGCGCCGGTGGGAAGATCCGCTACCTGTGCTTCTGGGGTCACCGGCCGCAGCGCGACGGCAGCGTCGGGCCCGGCTGCCTGAGCCAGTGGTGGCCCGCCCCGTTCAGTGACGGCGAGCGGACGTACGCCACCGCCGAGCACTGGATGATGTGGCACAAGGCGATGCTGTTCGGCGACAGCGCGGTCGCCGGGCGGATCCTGGCGGCCGGGCATCCCCACCGCGCCAAGTCGCTCGGCCGCCAGGTGCGCGGCTTCGACCAGGCGACCTGGGAGGCCCGGCGCCACGACATCGTGGTGGCGGGCAGCGTCGCCAAGTTCGGCCAGCACGACGACCTGCGGGAGTTCCTGCTCGGCACCGGCGAGCGGGTGCTCGTGGAGGCGAGCCCGGTCGACCGCGTCTGGGGCATCGGCCTGGCCGCCGACGACCCGCGCGCGGAGGATCCGGCGCGCTGGCAGGGCGCCAACCTGCTCGGGTTCGCCCTCATGGCGGCCCGCGACGCCCTGGGCGCGGGCCGCGCGTGA
- a CDS encoding SRPBCC family protein — protein sequence MIDATEQINAVRRQLGRRVLEAGEARVMTISQTYDAPLEDVWDACTNAERIPRWFLPVSGDLRLHGRYQLEGNAGGTVERCDPPKSFAATWEFGGEVSWIEVRLTPVESGRTRFELEHVAHVDQERWDQFGPGALGVGWDLGLLGLASHLAADGSGVTPQESEAWMVSEQGRQFVTASSERWGEASVADGTDAGQARAAMERTTAFYTGAPTT from the coding sequence ATGATCGACGCGACCGAGCAGATCAACGCCGTACGCCGCCAGCTCGGCCGGCGGGTGCTGGAGGCCGGCGAGGCCCGGGTGATGACCATCAGCCAGACGTACGACGCGCCGCTGGAGGACGTCTGGGACGCCTGCACCAACGCCGAACGCATCCCCCGCTGGTTCCTGCCCGTCTCGGGCGACCTGCGGCTGCACGGCCGCTACCAGCTCGAAGGCAACGCCGGCGGCACGGTCGAGCGCTGCGACCCGCCGAAGAGCTTCGCCGCCACCTGGGAGTTCGGCGGCGAGGTGAGCTGGATCGAGGTGCGCCTGACGCCGGTGGAGAGCGGCCGGACCCGGTTCGAGCTGGAGCACGTCGCGCACGTCGACCAGGAGCGCTGGGACCAGTTCGGTCCGGGCGCGCTCGGGGTCGGCTGGGACCTGGGCCTGCTCGGGCTGGCCTCGCACCTCGCCGCCGACGGCAGCGGGGTCACCCCGCAGGAGAGCGAGGCCTGGATGGTCTCCGAGCAGGGCCGGCAGTTCGTCACGGCCAGCAGCGAGCGGTGGGGCGAGGCGAGCGTCGCCGACGGCACCGACGCCGGGCAGGCACGGGCCGCCATGGAACGCACCACGGCGTTCTACACCGGCGCGCCGACGACCTGA
- a CDS encoding ArsR/SmtB family transcription factor encodes MHAFDVLGDPVRRRILELLTDGEMTAGGLCDVIRREFGISQPAVSQHLKVLRDNGFATVRAEGTRRLYAVDTRPLREVDRWLENFRRFWTPPLHALATELARGKRERRLREQPPPTDDTTDHGRDR; translated from the coding sequence GTGCACGCCTTCGACGTACTCGGTGACCCGGTGCGCCGTCGCATCCTCGAGCTGCTCACCGACGGCGAGATGACCGCCGGCGGGCTGTGCGACGTGATCCGGCGGGAGTTCGGCATCTCCCAGCCGGCCGTCTCCCAGCACCTGAAGGTGCTGCGCGACAACGGCTTCGCCACCGTCCGGGCGGAGGGGACCCGACGCCTCTACGCCGTCGACACCCGCCCGCTGCGGGAGGTCGACCGCTGGCTCGAGAACTTCCGGCGGTTCTGGACGCCGCCCCTGCACGCCCTCGCCACCGAGCTGGCCCGAGGCAAGCGCGAACGGCGGCTGCGCGAGCAGCCGCCCCCGACCGACGACACGACCGACCACGGGAGAGACCGATGA
- a CDS encoding TIR-like protein FxsC, whose amino-acid sequence MPLFFLSYAHEDNRNGQVQEFFGDLSEAVARLAGVGWDQAGFVDGQMPLGATWSQELADALATSSCLVALTSPRYVVSDYCGREFRVFADRVDAHEREFRRRPPAVLPIRWIPCDRVPGALTGFQHKNFPAGAVYAQDGLLTLKQRRRHHDEYQDFVDALAKHIVQTDRDHRLLRPARRPVLAEVTSAFETTRRRPAPGSSAARSPRSTSARHVWFVLAAGSAAELAGTRSGAEDRYGALARDWRPYRPELEAPIGSYAGAVATTKSYGWTVEDAVDLAEVREWARAHNQIVVLVVDVWSAGLPRYELTLVGYDRDPDTTTPVLVPWTAADDAAADGNQRLWETLARVLSHHVVRNDPAMWRPEIATAGRFHAELEDALVVAQSRIYRTGTVYQEPPSDGPVHRPILEGP is encoded by the coding sequence GTGCCACTCTTCTTCCTGAGCTACGCCCATGAGGACAACCGCAACGGCCAGGTGCAGGAGTTCTTCGGCGATCTCAGCGAGGCGGTGGCCCGGCTGGCCGGCGTGGGCTGGGACCAGGCGGGATTCGTCGACGGGCAGATGCCGCTCGGCGCGACCTGGTCGCAGGAACTGGCCGACGCCCTCGCCACCAGTTCCTGCCTGGTGGCGCTGACCTCCCCCCGCTACGTGGTCAGTGACTACTGCGGACGCGAGTTCCGGGTCTTCGCCGACCGGGTCGACGCGCACGAGCGCGAGTTCCGCCGCCGTCCCCCCGCCGTACTGCCGATCCGCTGGATCCCCTGCGACCGCGTGCCCGGGGCGTTGACCGGCTTTCAGCACAAGAACTTCCCGGCCGGCGCCGTGTACGCCCAGGACGGGCTGCTCACCCTCAAGCAGCGCCGCCGGCACCACGACGAATACCAGGACTTCGTCGACGCGCTGGCCAAGCACATCGTGCAGACCGACCGCGACCACCGCCTGCTCCGGCCCGCCCGACGGCCGGTACTCGCCGAGGTCACCAGCGCCTTCGAGACCACGCGCCGGCGACCGGCTCCCGGGTCGTCCGCCGCCCGGTCGCCCCGATCGACCAGCGCCCGGCACGTCTGGTTCGTCCTGGCCGCCGGCAGCGCGGCGGAACTGGCCGGCACCCGGAGCGGGGCGGAGGACCGATACGGCGCGCTGGCCCGGGACTGGCGGCCGTACCGCCCCGAGCTGGAGGCGCCGATCGGCAGCTACGCCGGGGCGGTCGCCACCACCAAGAGCTACGGCTGGACGGTCGAGGACGCCGTCGACCTCGCCGAGGTGCGGGAGTGGGCCCGGGCGCACAACCAGATCGTCGTGCTCGTGGTGGACGTCTGGTCGGCCGGCCTGCCGCGCTACGAGCTGACCCTCGTCGGCTACGACCGCGACCCCGACACCACCACCCCGGTACTGGTGCCCTGGACGGCCGCCGACGACGCGGCGGCCGACGGCAACCAGCGGTTGTGGGAGACCCTGGCGCGCGTCCTGTCGCACCACGTGGTGCGCAACGATCCCGCGATGTGGCGACCGGAGATCGCCACCGCCGGCCGCTTCCACGCCGAGCTGGAGGACGCGCTGGTCGTGGCCCAGAGCCGCATCTACCGTACGGGCACGGTCTACCAGGAGCCGCCGTCGGACGGCCCGGTACACCGCCCGATCCTCGAAGGTCCCTGA